The following are from one region of the Nicotiana tomentosiformis chromosome 7, ASM39032v3, whole genome shotgun sequence genome:
- the LOC104095370 gene encoding laccase-3-like, translating to METSKKALFKVLFATIVVILSLLPPTANADIHQHEFAVQETRITRLCKTKNIITVNGQFPGPTLTVRNGDKLVVRVANRARYNVTIHWHGIRQMRTPWADGPEYVTQCPIKPGGVYTYRFTIEDQEGTLWWHAHSRWLRATVYGALVILPKQGSHFPFSQPKKDIPIILGEWWNKDIIALQRQTQFTGAAPNISDAYTINGQPGDLYRCSSQDTLKLLVNPGETILLRVINAALNQQLFFSVANHKLIVVGADAAYNKPFTTNVIMVGPGQTTNVILATDQPPARYYMAARAYASAQNAPFDNTTTTAILEYTNLRSGANSRPLLPQLPAFNDTNIVTSFTSQMRSIPKNNIRVPNQIDENLFFTVGLGMVSCTPGPRCQGPNNTRFAASMNNVSFVFPRRTSLLQAYYQNIPGIYTLDFPPVPPVKFDYTGNVSRGLRQPGFGTKLYKIKFGSNVQIVLQDTAIFSVEDHPIHLHGYHFWVVGQGFGNFNPQTDTSKFNLDDPPVRNTIDVPVGGWAVIRFVADNPGVWLFHCHIDSHLAWGLGMSFIVENGKGEKQTMEPPPPDLPQC from the exons ATGGAGACTTCCAAAAAGGCATTGTTCAAAGTCCTATTTGCTACCATTGTGGTTATACTAAGTCTCCTGCCGCCTACTGCAAATGCAGATATTCACCAACACGAATTTGCT GTTCAAGAAACAAGAATAACAAGACTGTGCAAAACCAAGAATATAATAACAGTGAATGGACAATTCCCTGGGCCAACCTTGACTGTTCGAAATGGGGATAAACTTGTCGTTAGGGTTGCGAATAGAGCACGATACAATGTTACCATTCATTGGCATGGAATTCGTCAAATGAGAACTCCATGGGCAGATGGACCAGAGTATGTGACACAATGTCCAATAAAACCAGGAGGAGTTTACACATACAGGTTCACTATTGAAGACCAAGAGGGTACATTGTGGTGGCATGCTCACAGTAGATGGCTTAGAGCTACTGTTTATGGGGCTCTTGTCATCTTACCAAAACAGGGTTCTCATTTTCCTTTCTCACAGCCTAAAAAGGATATCCCTATTATTCTTG GGGAATGGTGGAACAAAGATATTATTGCACTCCAAAGACAAACACAGTTCACAGGAGCTGCTCCCAATATTTCTGATGCATATACTATCAATGGTCAACCTGGTGACCTCTATAGATGCTCTAGCCAAG ATACACTAAAGCTTTTAGTGAATCCCGGAGAAACAATACTCTTAAGGGTCATCAACGCTGCACTCAATCAACAACTCTTTTTCTCAGTTGCCAACCACAAATTGATTGTGGTGGGAGCTGATGCTGCTTATAATAAGCCTTTTACGACGAATGTTATCATGGTTGGACCTGGTCAGACCACTAATGTAATACTCGCTACTGATCAGCCCCCTGCACGCTATTACATGGCAGCTCGTGCCTATGCCTCAGCTCAAAATGCCCCATTTGACAACACTACTACCACTGCTATTCTTGAGTACACGAATCTTAGGTCGGGAGCTAATTCAAGGCCTTTGTTGCCTCAGCTTCCAGCCTTTAATGACACAAATATTGTCACTTCTTTCACAAGTCAAATGAGGAGCATTCCTAAAAATAATATTAGAGTACCTAATCAGATTGATGAGAATTTGTTCTTCACTGTTGGATTAGGCATGGTGAGTTGCACTCCTGGTCCTAGATGTCAAGGCCCTAATAACACACGCTTTGCTGCTAGTATGAACAATGTCTCCTTTGTTTTTCCAAGAAGAACCTCATTGCTGCAGGCTTATTACCAAAACATTCCTGGGATTTATACATTGGATTTCCCTCCTGTTCCACCTGTAAAATTTGATTATACGGGAAATGTTTCGAGAGGACTCAGGCAGCCAGGATTTGGGACTAAGTTGTATAAGATCAAATTTGGTTCTAATGTACAAATTGTGTTACAAGATACTGCTATCTTCTCAGTGGAGGACCACCCAATTCATCTTCATGGATACCATTTCTGGGTTGTTGGACAAGGTTTTGGCAACTTCAATCCACAAACTGATACTTCCAAATTTAACTTGGATGATCCTCCAGTTAGGAACACAATTGATGTGCCCGTCGGTGGATGGGCAGTCATTCGTTTTGTGGCTGATAATCCTG GTGTTTGGCTGTTTCATTGCCATATTGATTCACATTTGGCATGGGGTCTCGGTATGTCTTTCATCGTTGAAAATGGGAAAGGAGAGAAACAGACTATGGAGCCACCTCCACCAGATCTACCACAATGCTAG
- the LOC138895966 gene encoding uncharacterized protein, producing MLFADDIVLIDELRAGINERLEVWRQALESKGFKLSRMKTEYLECKFSAEPVKVGVDVRLESQVISSRGNFKYLSSVIQRGGEINEDVTYRIGVGWMKWRLAFRVLCDMRVPPILKEMKAEEMRMLRWMCGHTRIDKIRNDDIREKVYVAPIDDKIREKRIKWFGHVQRRSSDAPLVPRVQSSKADALAILGSFVDSDEFDSGIVVQLMNLVVEEGHAVVNSTILTWDWRNKYIDYLKTGKLPLDPKE from the exons atgctattcgccgatgacatagttctgattgatgagttgCGAGCCGgtattaacgagaggctggaggtttggagacaggctcttgagtctaagggtttcaagctgagcaggatgaAGACGGAAtatctggagtgtaagttcagtgctgAGCCGGTgaaagtgggcgtggatgtgaggcttgaatcacaggtcatctcGAGTAGAGGCAACTTCAAGTACCTTAGTTCGGTTATCCAGAGGGGAGGGGAGATCAATGAGGATGTCACATACCGTATTggagtaggatggatgaagtggaggttagcatttagagtcctgtgtgacatgagagtgccaccgatactcaaag agaTGAAAGCAGAAGAAATGAGGATGTtaaggtggatgtgcgggcacactaggatagataagattaggaatgatgatattcgggagaaggtatacgtggctcccattgatgacaagatacgGGAAAAGCGGATTaaatggttcggacatgttcagaggagaagctcagatgctccg CTCGTACCTCGGGTTCAAAGTAGTAAGGCCGATGCACTAGCCATCTTGGGGTCGTTTGTCGACTCCGATGAATTCGACTCGGGGATagtggtacaactgatgaacttGGTAGTAGAAGAAGGTCACGCTGTGGTAAACTCGACAAtcttgacttgggattggagaaacaaatacatagactacttgaagacaGGAAAATTGCCATTAGATCCCAAAGAATAG